From the genome of Acomys russatus chromosome 27, mAcoRus1.1, whole genome shotgun sequence, one region includes:
- the Cldn23 gene encoding claudin-23 yields MRTPVVMTLGMVLTPCGLLLNLISTLAPGWRLMKGFLDQPVDLVLYQGLWDICREQSSRERECGQPDDSNYFETQPVQVARGLMITSLATNAVGLLLASLGVRCWQDEPHFGLAGLSGVVLFAAGLFSLVPVSWYNHFLADRDVLAAPNSPVTVQVSYSLVLGYLGSCLLLLGGFSLALSFAPWCKEHCRRCRKAPPSGPRRSSISTVYVDWPEPALTPAIKYYSGGQHRTPPGEHRATSKLKVGFPMPRPPPKAYTNPMDVLEGEKTATSQGGSSSRSTRPCHNSLPCDSDL; encoded by the coding sequence ATGCGGACGCCGGTGGTGATGACTCTGGGCATGGTGCTCACGCCCTGCGGGTTGCTGCTCAATCTCATCAGTACACTGGCCCCTGGCTGGCGGCTGATGAAGGGCTTTCTGGACCAGCCGGTGGACTTGGTGCTGTACCAGGGCCTGTGGGACATATGTCGTGAACAGAGCAGCCGCGAGCGCGAGTGTGGCCAGCCCGACGATTCAAACTACTTCGAGACTCAGCCTGTGCAGGTGGCCCGGGGACTCATGATCACGTCACTGGCCACCAACGCCGTGGGACTGCTGCTGGCGTCGCTCGGCGTGCGCTGTTGGCAAGATGAGCCCCACTTCGGGCTAGCCGGCCTCTCGGGCGTCGTGCTTTTTGCCGCCGGCCTCTTCAGCCTCGTCCCAGTCTCCTGGTACAACCATTTCTTGGCGGATCGCGACGTCCTGGCCGCCCCGAACAGCCCGGTCACCGTGCAGGTCAGCTACAGCCTGGTGCTGGGCTACCTAGGCAGTTGCCTGCTTCTACTAGGCGGCTTCTCGTTGGCGCTCAGTTTTGCGCCTTGGTGCAAAGAGCATTGTCGCCGCTGTCGCAAGGCGCCCCCCTCAGGTCCGCGCCGCAGCAGCATCAGCACGGTCTACGTGGACTGGCCGGAGCCCGCACTCACACCGGCCATCAAGTACTACAGCGGGGGTCAGCATCGGACTCCTCCCGGCGAGCATAGGGCCACCAGCAAGCTCAAGGTTGGATTCCCGATGCCACGGCCACCGCCCAAGGCCTACACCAACCCGATGGACGTGCTTGAGGGAGAAAAGACGGCCACCTCCCAAGGCGGTTCTTCCTCTCGCAGCACTAGGCCCTGCCACAATTCTCTGCCTTGTGACTCAGACCTGTAA